Sequence from the Halomarina litorea genome:
GCTGAACGCACACTGTGATTACATCAGGTAGTTCGCGCCCCAGTAGGCGGCGTACGTTCCGAGCAGGAGGACGCCGACGGGTCGTCCGACGCGCCCCCTGAGGAACGCGCCCGCGACGACGACCAGCGTGAGCAGGAAGAACGGCCAGTGGACGGTGAACACCGCCCCGCCCGTGTCGATGGGGCGGACGAGCGCGAGGACGCCCGCGTTGGCGGTGACGAAAAAGAGGGCGCTCCCGACGACGTTCCCCACCCCGAGGTGCGGGCGGCCCTGCCGGACGGGTTCGACGGTCAGCGCCAGTTCCTCCAGCGAGGCGACGAAGCTCATCACGGTCGCGCCGAAGGCAAGCCCCGAGAGGTCGAACGCCGACAGCAACCCCCGCGCGCCCGAGACGGCGAGTTCCGATCCGACGGTCATCCCGGCCATCGCGAGGAGGGCGACGCCGAGGCGGTACCACCCCTCGTGGCGCTCCCGGAGGGCGTCCAGTCGCTCGCTCTCGACGACGTCGTCGAGGTCGAGGTCGAGGTCGAACCCCCCCTCGTCCTCGTCGTCCCCGTCCCCCTCTCCCTCCTCCTCCTCCCGTCCTCCGTCTCCGGCCGCGACGCCCTCGCCGAGTTCTTCGCTGGCGAGGTAGCGCGTCGACGACCCGGCTTCGAGGACGTAGACGGCGACCACCAGCGGGAGGTACGCTCCGGTCAGGACGACGCCGTCGAATCGCGTGAGCGTCCCGTCCATCGCCAGCGCGAAGAACAGCGCCGGCGTCCCGAGAAAGAGCAGGAGGTACGGCCGGGGGACCCGCGTCTCGAACGGGGTGACCACGCCCGCGACGCCGACGGCCACCCCGAAGATGAACAGCGCCTCGCCGAAGACGGTGCCGAGTGCGACCGCGGGGAGGCCGTCGAGGACGG
This genomic interval carries:
- a CDS encoding sodium:calcium antiporter — translated: MQFGAPGVLVGAVVFLVGVVLVVESVETFVEAIAESAVALGVSAFFLTVLLAGTDLENAVLGLAAVLDGLPAVALGTVFGEALFIFGVAVGVAGVVTPFETRVPRPYLLLFLGTPALFFALAMDGTLTRFDGVVLTGAYLPLVVAVYVLEAGSSTRYLASEELGEGVAAGDGGREEEEGEGDGDDEDEGGFDLDLDLDDVVESERLDALRERHEGWYRLGVALLAMAGMTVGSELAVSGARGLLSAFDLSGLAFGATVMSFVASLEELALTVEPVRQGRPHLGVGNVVGSALFFVTANAGVLALVRPIDTGGAVFTVHWPFFLLTLVVVAGAFLRGRVGRPVGVLLLGTYAAYWGANYLM